In Promicromonospora sp. Populi, one genomic interval encodes:
- a CDS encoding helix-turn-helix transcriptional regulator, producing the protein MNRAALADFLRRRREALRPSDVGLVPGPRRRAPGLRREEVAALTGMSVDYYARLEQQRGPQPSEQMLAALTRTLRLTVEERDYVFRLAGHGAPRRMPLESHVAPPLLRVLDRLEDTPAVILTGAGETLVQNRLAEAIFGAPPAAGLARSSVYRWFTDPGARNVYPPDDHERQGRSQVATLRAAHAAAGPGSSADEVLHALLRESPEFVRVWELHEVSRRYEDHKTLVHPELGRIDVDCQALFTEDQSQALLVLTPAPNSEAEEKIRLLAVLGHETFA; encoded by the coding sequence ATGAACCGTGCAGCCCTCGCCGACTTTCTCCGCCGACGCCGGGAGGCCCTGCGCCCGTCCGACGTCGGGCTGGTGCCGGGACCGCGCCGTCGGGCACCGGGACTGCGCCGCGAGGAGGTGGCCGCCCTGACCGGGATGTCCGTGGACTACTACGCCCGGCTGGAGCAGCAGCGCGGGCCGCAGCCGTCGGAGCAGATGCTCGCCGCGCTCACGCGGACGCTGCGCCTGACCGTCGAGGAACGCGACTACGTGTTCCGGCTCGCCGGGCACGGCGCGCCCCGGCGTATGCCGCTCGAGTCCCACGTGGCGCCGCCCCTGCTGCGTGTGCTGGACCGGCTTGAGGACACCCCGGCCGTGATCCTGACGGGTGCGGGCGAGACGCTCGTGCAGAACCGCCTCGCCGAGGCGATCTTCGGCGCACCGCCGGCCGCCGGTCTGGCCCGCAGCTCCGTGTACCGGTGGTTCACGGACCCGGGCGCCAGGAACGTGTACCCGCCCGACGACCACGAGCGCCAGGGCCGGAGCCAGGTCGCGACCCTGCGGGCCGCGCACGCCGCGGCCGGGCCCGGCTCGTCCGCCGACGAGGTGCTGCACGCCCTGCTGCGGGAGAGCCCCGAGTTCGTCCGGGTCTGGGAGCTGCACGAGGTGTCGCGCCGATATGAGGACCACAAGACGCTGGTGCACCCGGAGCTCGGCCGGATCGACGTGGACTGCCAGGCGCTGTTCACCGAGGACCAGTCGCAGGCGCTCCTGGTGCTCACCCCGGCGCCGAACAGCGAGGCGGAGGAGAAGATCCGCCTGCTGGCGGTCCTGGGCCACGAGACCTTCGCGTAG
- a CDS encoding DNA-binding response regulator codes for MIRLLLADDEELLRGALAALLGLEDDLEVVAQAATTTDAVRLAAQHRPDVAVLDLEMPPTDGLHAAAQILAAAAGTPPRVIIVTRHARPAVLRRALAAGVSGFVPKSTPAARLAQIVRDVAVGHRYVDPEIAASALTENDCPLTDRELEVLRAARTGAQVSDIAGAVHLAPGTVRNYLSSAMAKLGVTTRHAAAHRAWEEGWI; via the coding sequence ATGATCCGCCTGCTGCTGGCCGACGACGAGGAGCTGCTGCGCGGCGCCCTTGCCGCCCTGCTCGGCCTGGAGGACGACCTGGAGGTCGTGGCCCAGGCCGCCACCACCACCGACGCCGTGCGGCTCGCCGCGCAGCACCGGCCCGACGTCGCCGTGCTCGACCTCGAGATGCCACCCACCGACGGGCTGCACGCGGCCGCGCAGATCCTGGCCGCCGCCGCCGGCACGCCGCCCCGGGTCATCATCGTGACCCGCCATGCCCGGCCCGCCGTCCTGCGCCGGGCTCTCGCCGCAGGCGTGAGCGGGTTCGTGCCCAAGTCGACGCCCGCGGCGCGCCTCGCGCAGATCGTGCGCGACGTCGCCGTCGGGCACCGGTACGTGGATCCGGAGATCGCCGCCTCCGCGCTCACCGAGAACGACTGCCCGCTGACGGACCGGGAGCTGGAGGTGCTGCGGGCGGCGCGCACGGGTGCCCAGGTCTCCGACATCGCGGGCGCCGTGCACCTCGCGCCGGGGACGGTGCGCAACTACCTGTCGTCCGCGATGGCGAAGCTCGGCGTCACCACCCGCCACGCCGCGGCCCACCGCGCCTGGGAGGAAGGCTGGATCTGA
- a CDS encoding YchJ family protein, which yields MLDDDRCPCLSGDTYGACCGRFHSGAATAPTAEALMRSRYSAFTVGDDAYLLATWAAQTRPATAGIGDEQWRRLDIHRTERGGPFDSTGVVEFTAHYRRPATGVRGSLHETSRFVREDGRWYYVDGDSRLGGAE from the coding sequence GTGCTTGACGACGATCGCTGCCCCTGCCTCTCCGGTGACACCTACGGCGCCTGCTGCGGGCGGTTTCACTCCGGCGCCGCGACGGCCCCGACCGCCGAGGCGCTGATGCGCTCGCGGTACTCCGCGTTCACGGTCGGCGACGACGCCTACCTGCTGGCGACCTGGGCGGCGCAGACCCGGCCGGCCACCGCCGGGATCGGCGACGAGCAGTGGCGTCGCCTCGACATCCACCGCACCGAGCGCGGCGGCCCGTTCGACTCCACCGGCGTCGTCGAGTTCACCGCCCACTACCGCCGCCCGGCCACGGGTGTGCGGGGCAGCCTGCACGAGACCAGCCGCTTCGTCCGCGAGGACGGCCGCTGGTACTACGTAGACGGCGACTCCCGCCTGGGCGGCGCCGAGTAG
- a CDS encoding SDR family oxidoreductase, which yields MNISGNTIFIPGGTRGIGLALATRLQAKGNTVVVGGRSAATLDALAAEHGFGTVVIDTSDPDSIVKASAEVINRFPEVNVLVPMAGIMRAENWNTPGFLADAEAVVTTNLLGPIRLIAAFTEHLQSRPDATILTVSSGLAHVPLGVTASYNATKAAIHMLSESIRLQLAGTSVSVVELVPPGVQTDLMPGQAESAHALPLDEYADEVMALLESEPDAHEIQVERVKFFRYAEVRGDYDQVVGILNATDRHAAAAAAS from the coding sequence ATGAACATCTCCGGTAACACCATCTTCATCCCGGGCGGGACGCGCGGCATCGGTCTCGCCCTCGCGACCCGCCTCCAGGCGAAGGGCAACACCGTGGTCGTGGGCGGCCGCAGCGCCGCCACACTGGACGCACTGGCCGCCGAGCACGGCTTCGGCACCGTAGTGATCGACACCAGCGATCCCGACTCGATAGTCAAGGCCTCCGCCGAGGTGATCAACCGCTTCCCCGAGGTGAACGTGCTGGTCCCGATGGCGGGGATCATGCGCGCCGAGAACTGGAACACCCCGGGTTTCCTGGCCGACGCCGAGGCGGTCGTCACGACCAACCTGCTCGGCCCGATCCGGCTGATCGCCGCGTTCACGGAGCACCTGCAGAGCCGCCCGGACGCGACCATCCTCACCGTGTCGTCGGGGCTGGCGCACGTGCCGCTGGGTGTCACGGCGTCGTACAACGCGACCAAGGCCGCGATCCACATGCTGTCGGAGAGCATCCGGCTGCAGCTCGCCGGGACGAGCGTGTCCGTGGTCGAGCTGGTACCGCCGGGGGTGCAGACCGACCTGATGCCCGGGCAGGCCGAGAGCGCGCACGCGCTGCCGCTCGACGAGTACGCCGACGAGGTGATGGCGCTGCTGGAGTCGGAGCCCGACGCGCACGAGATCCAGGTCGAACGGGTCAAGTTCTTCCGCTACGCCGAGGTGCGGGGCGACTACGACCAGGTGGTCGGCATCCTGAACGCGACCGACCGGCACGCGGCGGCGGCCGCCGCGAGCTAG
- a CDS encoding TetR/AcrR family transcriptional regulator: MEKTRRRAAPMAPEDRKAAIIDSVLPLVAERSLDVTSRELAQAAGVAEGTLFRAFGDKTALVGAVAVVGLGRAANPETIRADLAAVDLSLPLERRVELVIEQGRARAVEVVRWMTMLRRMAPLTGSAEDQHERMLQYRDEFMAQQARQRAATVEGITAVLAPDLHRLRVPVEVAISLIESAVTGAHARFDHLLPAVPANVVADALVNGLAGPAEPCST, encoded by the coding sequence ATGGAGAAGACACGACGCCGGGCAGCCCCCATGGCGCCGGAGGACCGCAAGGCGGCGATCATCGACTCGGTGCTCCCGCTGGTCGCGGAGCGCAGCCTCGACGTCACGAGCCGAGAGCTCGCGCAGGCCGCCGGGGTCGCGGAGGGCACCCTGTTCCGGGCGTTCGGTGACAAGACCGCCCTGGTGGGGGCGGTCGCCGTCGTAGGCCTCGGCCGGGCCGCCAACCCCGAGACCATCCGGGCAGACCTGGCAGCGGTGGACCTGTCGCTTCCCCTGGAGCGCCGGGTCGAGCTGGTCATCGAGCAGGGCCGCGCACGCGCCGTCGAGGTGGTGCGCTGGATGACGATGCTGCGCCGTATGGCGCCGCTCACCGGCTCCGCCGAGGACCAGCACGAGCGCATGCTCCAGTACCGCGACGAGTTCATGGCCCAGCAGGCGAGGCAGCGCGCGGCTACCGTCGAGGGCATCACCGCGGTGCTCGCTCCCGACCTGCACCGCCTCCGCGTGCCCGTCGAGGTCGCGATCTCCCTGATCGAGTCGGCGGTCACGGGCGCCCACGCACGCTTCGACCATCTGCTCCCGGCGGTCCCCGCCAATGTCGTGGCCGACGCCCTGGTGAACGGGCTCGCCGGTCCTGCAGAGCCCTGCAGCACGTAG
- a CDS encoding ABC transporter ATP-binding protein: MPVQKPMDFKGSMLRFAGMLRPERLNIVVLMLFGIGSVALTVLGPKLLGNATNVIFAGFVGAGLPSGITTEQAIEGLRAQGQDQQADLLSGVPGVVPGQGIDFTLLMQTLGWVVAAYLGAFLFGWLQARITAGVVQRTMRDLRDQVEAKLHRIPLSYVDKQQRGEILSRVTNDIDNVAQTTTQTLAQLVTAALTVVGVLGMMFWISPVLALVALVTVPLSVIMTAQIAKRSQPQFVEQWAATGRLNAQIEESFTGHALVKVYGHQETTAEAFAAENSALYSSSFKAQFISGTIQPAMGFLANLNYVVVAVVGGLRVASGTLSLGDVQAFIQYSRQFTQPLTQVASMMNLLQSGVASAERVFDLLDAPEQSADPEDSEKVEPVRGRVAFEDVTFSYTPEQPLISGLNLVAEPGQTIAIVGPTGAGKTTLVNLLMRFYEVDGGRITLDGVDTRDMSRDDLRSSVGMVLQDTWLFKGTIEENLRYGVSDGASVDEETFLAATRATHVDPFVRTLPDGYDTVVDEEGSSVSAGEKQLLTLARAFLADPAILVLDEATSSVDTRTEVLVQEAMNRLRKDRTSFVIAHRLSTIRDADVILVMEHGDIVEQGSHEGLLAANGAYARLYASQFAAPVAEEPAAT; this comes from the coding sequence ATGCCCGTGCAGAAGCCGATGGACTTCAAGGGCTCGATGCTCCGGTTCGCCGGCATGCTGCGGCCCGAGCGCCTGAACATCGTGGTGCTCATGCTGTTCGGCATCGGCTCGGTGGCGCTCACCGTGCTCGGGCCCAAGCTGCTCGGCAACGCGACGAACGTGATCTTCGCGGGCTTCGTAGGCGCCGGGCTGCCGTCGGGTATCACCACGGAGCAGGCGATCGAGGGCCTGCGCGCGCAGGGCCAGGACCAGCAGGCCGACCTGCTCTCGGGTGTGCCGGGGGTGGTGCCCGGCCAGGGCATCGACTTCACGCTGCTGATGCAGACCCTCGGCTGGGTGGTGGCCGCCTACCTCGGGGCGTTCCTGTTCGGCTGGCTGCAGGCGCGCATCACCGCCGGCGTCGTGCAGCGGACCATGCGGGACCTGCGCGACCAGGTGGAGGCGAAGCTGCACCGCATACCGCTGTCCTACGTGGACAAGCAGCAGCGCGGCGAGATCCTGTCGCGCGTCACCAACGACATCGACAACGTGGCCCAGACCACCACGCAGACCCTCGCGCAGCTCGTGACCGCGGCCCTGACCGTGGTGGGTGTGCTGGGCATGATGTTCTGGATCTCGCCGGTCCTGGCGCTCGTGGCGCTGGTGACGGTGCCGCTGTCCGTGATCATGACCGCGCAGATCGCCAAGCGCAGCCAGCCGCAGTTCGTGGAGCAGTGGGCGGCCACGGGGCGTCTCAACGCGCAGATCGAGGAGTCGTTCACCGGCCACGCGCTCGTGAAGGTCTACGGGCACCAGGAGACCACCGCCGAGGCGTTCGCAGCAGAGAACAGCGCGCTGTACTCGTCGAGCTTCAAGGCGCAGTTCATCTCGGGCACCATCCAGCCGGCCATGGGGTTCCTCGCGAACCTGAACTACGTGGTCGTCGCAGTGGTCGGTGGCCTGCGGGTCGCTTCGGGCACGCTGTCGCTGGGTGACGTGCAGGCGTTCATCCAGTACTCGCGCCAGTTCACGCAGCCGCTCACGCAGGTCGCCTCGATGATGAACCTGCTGCAGTCTGGCGTCGCCTCCGCCGAGCGGGTGTTCGACCTCCTGGACGCGCCCGAGCAGTCGGCCGACCCCGAGGACTCCGAGAAGGTCGAGCCGGTGCGCGGCCGGGTCGCGTTCGAGGACGTCACGTTCTCCTACACGCCGGAGCAGCCGCTCATCAGCGGGCTGAACCTGGTCGCGGAGCCGGGGCAGACCATCGCCATCGTCGGCCCTACCGGCGCCGGCAAGACGACGCTGGTCAACCTCCTCATGCGGTTCTATGAGGTGGACGGCGGGCGCATCACGCTCGACGGCGTCGACACGCGCGACATGTCGCGCGACGACCTGCGCTCGTCGGTCGGGATGGTCCTGCAGGACACCTGGCTCTTCAAGGGCACCATCGAGGAGAACCTCCGCTACGGCGTGTCCGACGGCGCCAGCGTGGACGAGGAGACCTTCCTCGCCGCCACGCGGGCGACCCACGTGGACCCGTTCGTGCGGACCCTGCCCGACGGCTACGACACGGTGGTCGACGAAGAGGGCTCCAGCGTCAGCGCGGGGGAGAAGCAGCTGCTCACGCTCGCGCGGGCGTTCCTCGCCGACCCGGCGATCCTCGTGCTCGACGAGGCGACCTCGTCGGTGGACACCCGCACCGAGGTGCTGGTGCAGGAGGCCATGAACCGGCTGCGCAAGGACCGGACGTCGTTCGTCATCGCGCACCGGCTCTCCACGATCCGCGACGCCGACGTGATCCTGGTGATGGAGCACGGCGACATCGTGGAGCAGGGCTCGCACGAGGGCCTGCTCGCGGCGAACGGCGCGTACGCCCGCCTGTACGCGAGCCAGTTCGCGGCCCCGGTGGCGGAGGAGCCGGCTGCGACATAG
- a CDS encoding ABC transporter ATP-binding protein produces MLVTLARKYLGPYRWAVVAVLVLQLLQTLAALYLPSLNADIIDGGVVVGDIGHIWSIGGWMLVVSLGQVVASVVAVYFGAKVATAFGRDLRRDLFHTVQTYSAREMARFGAPTLITRGTNDVQQVQMTVLMTFTIMVMAPIMLVGGVILALSEDVSMSALLLVIVPVLAASAGVIVWRMVPHFRRMQKRIDAINGVLREQITGLRVVRAFVREHRERERFSTVNEELFDTSLRAGQLMALTFPVVMLIMNLASVAVLWFGAREIEAGGMQIGSLTAFLSYIMYILMAVMMSTMIFMMIPRAAVAADRIGEVLDTEPSVVDPESPVALPVADDDGSGGPRGRITFEDVEFRYPGAEAPVLHDLTFAAEPGQITAIIGSTGSGKSTLLNLIPRLFDATGGTVRVDGIDVRDVLQRDLGSLMGLVPQKAFLFTGTVADNLRYGKPDATEEEMWAALEVAQARSFIEALPDGLDSVVAQGGSTFSGGQRQRLAIARAVIRKPRIYLFDDSFSALDYATDARLRAALRPQTADATVIVVAQRVATIRDAEQILVLDHGRIVGRGTHAELLADNPTYQEIVTSQMSLEEAA; encoded by the coding sequence ATGCTTGTCACGCTTGCCCGGAAGTACCTGGGCCCGTACCGCTGGGCGGTGGTCGCGGTGCTCGTCCTGCAGCTCTTGCAGACGCTCGCGGCGTTGTATCTGCCCAGCCTGAACGCGGACATCATCGACGGCGGTGTGGTGGTCGGCGACATCGGCCACATCTGGAGCATCGGCGGCTGGATGCTCGTCGTGTCGCTGGGCCAGGTCGTCGCCTCCGTGGTCGCCGTCTACTTCGGTGCCAAGGTAGCCACGGCCTTCGGCCGGGACCTGCGGCGCGACCTGTTCCACACCGTCCAGACGTACTCCGCGCGCGAGATGGCCCGCTTCGGCGCGCCGACGCTGATCACGCGCGGCACCAACGACGTGCAGCAGGTCCAGATGACCGTGCTCATGACGTTCACCATCATGGTGATGGCCCCGATCATGCTGGTCGGCGGCGTGATCCTGGCGCTGTCCGAGGACGTGTCGATGTCGGCGCTGCTGCTTGTGATCGTTCCGGTGCTGGCCGCCTCGGCGGGCGTCATCGTGTGGCGCATGGTGCCGCACTTCCGGCGCATGCAGAAGCGCATCGACGCCATCAACGGCGTGCTGCGCGAGCAGATCACCGGCCTGCGCGTGGTCCGCGCGTTCGTGCGCGAGCATCGGGAGAGGGAACGCTTCAGCACGGTGAACGAGGAGCTGTTCGACACCTCGCTGCGCGCCGGCCAGCTCATGGCGCTCACGTTCCCGGTGGTCATGCTCATCATGAACCTGGCGTCCGTGGCGGTGTTGTGGTTCGGTGCCCGTGAGATCGAGGCGGGGGGCATGCAGATCGGCTCGCTCACGGCGTTCCTGAGCTACATCATGTACATCCTCATGGCCGTGATGATGTCGACGATGATCTTCATGATGATCCCGCGCGCCGCGGTCGCGGCGGATCGGATCGGGGAGGTCCTGGACACCGAGCCGTCCGTCGTGGACCCGGAGTCGCCGGTCGCCCTTCCGGTCGCGGACGACGACGGCAGCGGCGGCCCGCGCGGCCGCATCACCTTCGAGGACGTCGAGTTCCGCTACCCGGGCGCGGAGGCGCCGGTGCTGCACGACCTGACGTTCGCCGCCGAGCCCGGCCAGATCACCGCGATCATCGGCTCGACAGGGTCCGGCAAGTCGACGCTGCTGAACCTGATACCGCGGCTGTTCGACGCCACCGGCGGCACCGTCCGCGTGGACGGCATCGACGTGCGCGACGTGCTGCAGCGGGACCTCGGCTCGCTCATGGGGCTGGTGCCGCAGAAGGCGTTCCTGTTCACCGGGACCGTCGCGGACAACCTCCGGTACGGCAAGCCCGACGCCACCGAGGAGGAGATGTGGGCGGCGCTCGAGGTGGCGCAGGCCAGGAGCTTCATCGAGGCGCTGCCCGACGGTCTCGACTCCGTGGTGGCGCAGGGCGGTTCGACGTTCTCCGGCGGGCAGCGGCAGCGGCTCGCGATCGCGCGAGCCGTGATCCGCAAGCCCCGCATCTACCTGTTCGACGACAGCTTCTCCGCCCTCGATTACGCCACCGACGCGCGGCTGCGGGCGGCCCTACGGCCACAGACCGCTGACGCGACGGTCATCGTCGTCGCGCAGCGGGTGGCGACCATCCGCGATGCCGAGCAGATCCTGGTGCTCGACCACGGCCGCATCGTCGGCCGCGGCACGCACGCGGAGCTGCTGGCCGACAACCCGACGTACCAGGAGATCGTGACGTCCCAGATGAGCCTGGAGGAGGCAGCGTGA
- a CDS encoding sensor histidine kinase, with translation MSTARAVTDDGSSGLVSFRRNVWWGLAGTVACVLGFAVGDWVLDPDVHAGLRALTGLSTAATIVACSVLLGRRMRDQGPTTLWLVTACGAGLVAAAVPLSVGNFGLWSIAPAATIAVLVMFLPTRRAWLVLGAALVVLPTIGLVTALATGEPDVGHAAWMPALMVVAFGPAMLGMLHGWQVAARLDDARRVAGQLAVADERLRFAADLHDIQGHHLQVIALKSELAARLAEADPARAAEQMREVQQLAGDALRETRALVQGYRRTTLDAEIANASKVLAAAGVAVEADVDAGLAASLPDAPRSLLGLVVREATTNVLRHSRATRATIVLLPDDAGARLMISNDGAQAARGGAGSTGAGDGPGGTGDGTGLVSLAERLDAIGGRLAWTNDDDRFAVTATVPG, from the coding sequence ATGAGCACCGCACGGGCCGTCACGGACGACGGCAGCAGCGGCCTCGTGAGCTTCCGCCGCAACGTCTGGTGGGGTCTCGCGGGGACGGTGGCGTGCGTGCTGGGCTTCGCGGTCGGCGACTGGGTGCTGGACCCGGACGTCCACGCCGGGCTGCGCGCGCTGACCGGCCTGTCGACGGCGGCCACGATCGTGGCGTGCAGCGTCCTGCTGGGCCGGCGGATGCGGGACCAGGGGCCGACGACGCTCTGGCTCGTGACCGCCTGCGGCGCGGGCCTGGTCGCGGCCGCGGTGCCGCTCTCCGTCGGCAACTTCGGGCTCTGGTCGATCGCGCCAGCCGCCACGATCGCGGTGCTCGTCATGTTCCTGCCGACCCGCCGGGCGTGGCTGGTCCTGGGCGCCGCGCTGGTCGTGCTGCCGACGATCGGCCTGGTCACTGCCCTGGCCACGGGCGAGCCCGACGTGGGGCATGCGGCGTGGATGCCCGCGCTGATGGTCGTGGCGTTCGGCCCGGCCATGCTCGGCATGCTCCACGGCTGGCAGGTCGCCGCCCGGCTCGACGACGCCCGGCGGGTCGCCGGGCAGCTCGCCGTGGCGGACGAGCGCCTCCGGTTCGCCGCCGACCTGCACGACATCCAGGGGCACCACCTCCAGGTCATCGCCCTGAAGAGCGAGCTCGCGGCGCGCCTCGCGGAGGCGGACCCGGCGCGCGCGGCCGAGCAGATGCGCGAGGTGCAGCAGCTCGCCGGGGATGCCCTGCGCGAGACCCGCGCCCTGGTGCAGGGCTACCGGCGCACCACGCTGGACGCGGAGATCGCCAACGCGTCCAAGGTCCTGGCCGCCGCGGGTGTGGCGGTCGAGGCCGACGTCGACGCCGGCCTCGCGGCGTCCCTCCCCGACGCACCACGCAGCCTGCTCGGCCTCGTGGTGCGCGAGGCCACCACCAACGTGCTGCGGCACAGCCGCGCCACCCGCGCCACGATCGTCCTGCTGCCCGACGACGCCGGCGCCCGCCTCATGATCAGCAACGACGGCGCGCAAGCGGCCCGCGGAGGTGCCGGGTCGACCGGGGCAGGCGACGGACCTGGCGGGACCGGCGACGGCACCGGACTCGTTTCCCTCGCGGAGCGGCTCGACGCGATCGGCGGGCGCCTGGCCTGGACCAACGACGACGACCGGTTCGCGGTCACCGCTACGGTGCCCGGATGA
- a CDS encoding SPFH domain-containing protein, whose protein sequence is MESFGQVLLYLIIALVVIVGIVAVIRAVRIVPQSVALVVERLGRYSKTLDPGLHVLVPFVDRVRAGVDLREQVVSFPPQPVITSDNLVVEIDTVIYFQVTDAKSAVYEIANYITAIEQLTVTTLRNVIGAMDLEQTLTSRDQINGQLRGVLDEATGRWGIRVNRVELKSIEPPPSIQGAMEQQMRAERDRRAAILTAEGVKQSAILTAEGEKQSQILRAEGDAQSQILRAEGESRAIVQVFDAIHRGDADPKLLAYQYLQMLPQIANGTSNTTWVIPTEFTAALGNIAKGFGGTPGEPGIPTPPAGGPSGGPRPTTPAPVIGQPVLQDPGEALAEAQRQAEAATADATSAGSRSGEPFDPRHDRGQQPGGPTPPPPAPSAPPAPPAPPVG, encoded by the coding sequence GTGGAGTCATTCGGGCAAGTCCTGCTCTATCTGATCATTGCCCTGGTCGTGATCGTCGGCATCGTCGCGGTGATCCGCGCCGTGCGGATCGTCCCGCAGTCGGTAGCGCTCGTCGTCGAGCGCCTCGGTCGGTACTCGAAGACGCTCGACCCCGGCCTGCACGTGCTGGTGCCGTTCGTCGACCGGGTCCGCGCCGGCGTGGACCTGCGTGAGCAGGTCGTCTCGTTCCCGCCGCAGCCGGTGATCACCAGCGACAACCTGGTGGTCGAGATCGACACCGTCATCTACTTCCAGGTGACGGACGCCAAGTCCGCGGTCTACGAGATCGCGAACTACATCACGGCCATCGAGCAGCTCACGGTGACCACGCTCCGTAACGTCATCGGTGCGATGGACCTGGAGCAGACGCTCACCAGCCGTGACCAGATCAACGGTCAGCTGCGTGGGGTGCTCGACGAGGCGACCGGGCGCTGGGGTATCCGCGTCAACCGGGTCGAGCTCAAGTCGATCGAGCCGCCGCCCTCCATCCAGGGCGCGATGGAGCAGCAGATGCGCGCCGAGCGGGACCGCCGCGCCGCGATCCTCACCGCCGAGGGTGTCAAGCAGTCCGCGATCCTCACGGCCGAGGGTGAGAAGCAGTCGCAGATCCTCCGGGCCGAGGGTGACGCCCAGTCGCAGATCCTGCGGGCCGAGGGTGAGTCGCGCGCGATCGTCCAGGTCTTCGACGCCATCCACCGCGGTGACGCCGACCCGAAGCTGCTGGCCTACCAGTACCTGCAGATGCTTCCCCAGATCGCCAACGGGACGTCCAACACCACCTGGGTCATCCCCACGGAGTTCACGGCGGCGCTCGGCAACATCGCCAAGGGCTTCGGCGGTACGCCCGGCGAACCGGGCATCCCGACGCCTCCCGCGGGCGGCCCGTCCGGCGGACCGCGGCCGACCACGCCGGCGCCGGTCATCGGCCAGCCGGTGCTGCAGGACCCGGGCGAGGCCCTCGCCGAGGCGCAGCGTCAGGCTGAGGCCGCGACCGCCGACGCGACGAGCGCCGGCAGCCGGTCGGGGGAGCCCTTCGACCCGCGCCACGACCGTGGCCAGCAGCCCGGCGGCCCGACGCCGCCCCCGCCGGCACCCTCGGCGCCCCCGGCGCCACCGGCGCCACCGGTCGGCTGA
- a CDS encoding NfeD family protein, with the protein MAWLWWVGAGLIFALIELLSLDFVFIMFAGGALAAAVANGVGAELWVQAVVFVVASVVLLVTLRPTLIRHLRNSTPKAPTNSEANIGRTASVVQEVNAASGLIKLSGEVWSARAVPGSPLLPAGTSVRVVQIDGATAVVEPE; encoded by the coding sequence ATGGCGTGGTTGTGGTGGGTAGGCGCGGGGCTGATATTCGCGCTGATCGAGCTCTTGTCGTTGGACTTTGTCTTCATCATGTTTGCGGGCGGCGCGCTGGCCGCAGCCGTCGCGAACGGGGTCGGTGCCGAGCTGTGGGTACAGGCGGTCGTCTTTGTGGTGGCCTCGGTGGTGCTGCTCGTGACGCTTCGGCCCACGCTGATCCGCCACCTGCGCAACAGCACGCCGAAGGCGCCCACCAACTCGGAGGCGAACATCGGCCGTACGGCGTCCGTGGTCCAGGAGGTCAACGCGGCGTCGGGGCTGATCAAGCTCAGCGGAGAGGTGTGGAGCGCGCGAGCGGTACCCGGCTCGCCTCTGCTGCCTGCCGGCACTAGCGTTCGTGTGGTCCAGATCGACGGCGCCACTGCGGTCGTCGAGCCGGAGTAG